CGACGCCCGCGACCGGCTGCGCAACGAGCACGCCGTGCTCACCGCGCTCGACGGCGCCCCCGGCGTCCCGCGCGCCGTCGACTACTTCCGCCACCGCGCCGACGAGTACCTGGTCACGACCAGTTGCGGCAGCCGCGACCTGCGCCGCGAGGTGCAGGACCACGGCCCCTTCGCCGCGGCCGGACCGGACCACCCGCGCGCGCCCGGCCCGCTCGCCGTCCGGCTGCTGCGGGTGCTGGACGGCGTCCACCGGCGGGGCGTGGTGGTGCGCGACCTCAAGCCCGACAACGTCGTCCTCGACGCCGAAGGGCGCTGCCACCTGGTCGACTTCGGCATCAGCGCGCACCACGGCACCGGCCCGGACGGTTCCACCCCCGGCTACAGCGGGCCGGTGCACCGGCCCGGCGTCCCGGCCGAACCCGCCGACGACTACCACGCGTTGGGCATGACCCTGCACTTCGCCGCCACCGGCCTGGACCCGGTCGTCCTCGACCCCGACCCGGCCGTCAACCGCGAACGCACCCTCGCCTGCCTGGAGTTCGCCCTACCCGGCCACGCCCACCGCCGACTCCGGACCCTGATCGGCGAGTTGACCAGCCCCGACGCGGAGACTCGGGCCGCCGGCGCGGAGCGGCTGCGCCAGGGCAGTCTGTCGTCCACCGGCCACCACCCTTACCGGCCGGCGGAGTTCACCCCGAAGGCCGCCGCGTCCGACCCGTCGCGCCCTCCCGAGCCCGCACCCCGCACCGCGCCGACGGCGGTGGCGGCGTTGACGGTGGGGCGTTGGCGGTGGGGGTCCCGCCCGACCGGGACCGGCTGGCGGAGATCGTCGAGCACACCGTCGCCCGCTGCGTCGCCCAGGCCCACCGGATAGCCGACCCGGCGCGCGCCGACCGCTCCGGCGTCCCCACCCCGCTCGACGTCTACGGCGGGAGTTCCGGTCTCGGTCTGGAACTCCTCCAGCACCTGCACCGCCCCGGCGTCCCGGCCGCCGTCGCCGCGCTCGCCGACTGGACGGCCCGCCAGAACCGCACGCTCCCGCCCGGGTTCTACTGCGGGCGGGCCGGTGTCGACCTGTTCCTGACCGCCGCCGGGGCCGCCGCCGGGACCCCGCCCCCGGAACGTGCGACGGACCGGCCGGACCTGCGGAACCTGCCGGGTCTGCCGGACCTGCCGGACCTGCCGGAGCAACGCCCCGGCGGCGGACCGCCGGAGGCCGACCTGATCGACGGCGTCGCCGGGACCGGCCTCGGCCACCTGCTCCTGGCCCGCCTCCTCGCGACCGCCACCGCCACCGCCGCCGCCGCCACCGCCGCCGACCGGCACCTCGCCGCCGCCACCGCCTGCCGCGACCGACTGACCACCGGCCGCGCCCGCCTCACCCCGCCCGCCGTACCGCGCCCCGGCGACGCCGCCCTCACCCGGGGGATCGCCCACGGCGACGCGGGCGTCGCCCACTTCCTGCTCGCGCACGCCCGCGCCACCGGCGACCCGGACTCCCGGCGCCACGCCGCCCGGGCCTGCGCACGCCTCGCCGAGGCCGTCCCCGCACTGCTCACCGCCGCCGCCCGACCCGGCGCCACCCGACGCTACGGCTCCTGGTGCCGAGGGCTGGCCGGGATCGGCGCCGTGCTGGCCCGCGCCGCCGAACAGCTCGACGTCCCCGCCCACCGCGCCCTCGCCGAACGGTGCGCCCGCGCCTGCCTGGCGCTGGCCCCGCGCATGCCACTGGTCACCCAGTGCTGCGGCCTCGCCGGAGTGGGCGACCTGATGCTCGAACTCGCCCCCGGAGCAACGGAGTTCCACACCGCCGCAGGAACTGTCGCCACCCTCGTCCTGGCCCGCTCGGCCGGCCCCGCCACCCACCCGGTCTTCCCCGACGCCGGCCTGCTCCGCGAGTCCTTCGGCCACGCCACCGGCACCACCGGCGTCCTCTCCTTCCTCCGCCGCCTGCACTCCCCCGGCGGCCCCCCGCTCGGCGTCTTCCCCTGACATCCGCAGAACGCCGGAGCGGCTGGTGCCGCCGCTACGCCGGGGCCGGACCAGCCCCCTGACCGGACGTCACCCCGCGTCTCCGGCCGCCGCCGCCATCATCCGCAGCAGGGGTGTGACGTCCCGCTCGAAGGTGAACTCCCGCAGCAGGGTGGCCCATCGGCCGTCCGCCCAGCGCCAGACGAAGGTGTAGCGGGCCGGCACGCCGTCCTCGCAGCGGTGCACGACGACCGTGCCCTGGTCGCCGTGCCGGGTGGTGGCCAGGAACCGGACGTCCTCGGTGCTGCCGCCGACCGCCTCGCCGCGGGCGGCCAGGGCCCGGAACCGGGCCATGAAGTGCGCCTTCGTCAGCCGCGCCACCTGGCCCGCCTCGTCGATCCGGAGGTTCTCGAACTCCTCGTCGTACAGCGCCTCCAACGCCTCCAGATCCGTCGCCGCGCCCGCCGCCAGGTACTCCCGCATCCGCGCGACCAGCGTCCCGTCCAGCTTCTCGTCCATCGTCCCGCCCCGCTCCCGCTCGTTCCCGCTCGTTCCCGCCCACGCTCTCCCGTGCCGGTGCCTCCATCGTGACGGCCCTCACCGGCAGATCGCTCTCGGCACGCTCTCGGTCCGCTGTCACCGCACCGCCGTCGCGCCGTCACGCGGTCGCGGCCGTCCCGCCGATCCGGTTGCCCCGCACGGCATTTCGTGCCCCTCGCCGGGGGCACGTACGGTCCCGTTCCATGGAGAAGTGGACGCACGCGACAGCGGAAGAACTGACGGCGGCCCTGCGGTCCGGGGAGGTCAGCTCGGTGGAGCTGACCGAGGACGCGATCGGCCGGATCGAACGGGAGGACGGGGCGCTGAACGCGATCTGCGTGCCGGACTTCGAGCGGGCCCGGGACGCCGCCCGGGAGGCCGACCGGGCCCGGGCGCGGGGGGAGGAGCGGCCGCTGCTGGGCATCCCGGTGACGGTCAAGGAGTCGTACAACGTGGCGGGCCTGCCCACGAGTTGGGGCATGCCGCAGTTCCGGGACCACGTCCCGGCCGAGGACGCCCTGCCGGTGGCCCGGGTCAGGGCGGCGGGCGCGGTGGTGCTCGGCAAGACCAACGTGCCGCTCGGGCTGCAGGACATCCAGACCTTCAACGAGATCCACGGCACCACCACCAACCCGTGGGACCGCACCCGCACCTGCGGCGGCTCCTCCGGCGGCTCGGCCGTCGCCCTGGCCGCCGGGTTCGGCGCGCTGTCGCTGGGCACCGACCTCGCCGGTTCGCTGCGCACCCCCGCCCACTTCTGCGGCGTCTACGCGCACAAGCCCACCCTGCACTTGGTGCCCACCCGCGGCATGGTCCCGCCGTCGGCCCCCGCGCTGCCCGCCGACATCGACCTGGCCGTCGCCGGGCCGATGGCCCGCTCGGCCCGCGACCTGTCCCTGCTGCTCGACGTGATGGCCGGGCCCGACCCGCTGACCGGCGGCCTGGCGCACACCCTGCGCCTGCCGGCCGCCCGGCACGACCGGCTGCGCGACTTCCGGGTCCTGGTCCTGGACGAGCACCCGTTCATCCCGACCGGCGCCGACGTCCGCGCGGGCCTCGCCCGGGTCGCCGACGCGCTCACCGCGGGCGGCGCCCGGGTCGAGCGGCACAGCCCGCTGCTGCCCGACCTCGCCGACGCCGCCGAGCTCTACACCCTGCTGCTGTTCTCCGGCCGCACCGCCCACTTCCCCACCGGCCTGCAGAGCGAACTGGCCGCCCGCGCGGCCGGGTTGAGCGAGGACGACCACAGTCTGGACGCCGCCCGGCTGCGCGGCATGACGCTCTCCCACCGCGACTGGCTGGCCGCCGACCACCGCCGCGAACTGCACCGCCACGGCTGGCGGGAGTTCTTCGCCGAGTTCGACGCCGTGGTCGCCCCGATCACCCCCACCCCGGCCTTCCCGCACGACCACGACCCCGACCTGATGCGCCGCCGGATCACCGTCGACGGCACCGACCACCCCTACTTCGACCAGCTGGTCTGGGCCGGGCTCGCCACCATGCCGGGCCTGCCCGCCACCGCCGTCCCCACCGGCCCCTCCGCCGGGGGCCTCCCGGTCGGCGTCCAGCTGATCGGCCCGATGTACGAGGACCGCACCCCGCTGCGCCTGGCCGAACTCCTGGAGGAACGGCTCGGCGGCTTCCGTGCACCGCACTAAGCCAGCGCGCCGAGCCACCGGCGGACCGCCCGCCGGACCCCCGCCGCCCGCCGCCCGCCGCCCGCCGCCCGCGTGCGCAACGGGTCGGCGGGCGGAACGGCGTCACGGCGGAGCCGTCAGCGGGCGGCCTGGTACGCGCGTCCGGCGGCGGTGGCGGTCGTCCCGTCGGTGAACAGGCCGCTGCTGAGCTTCGCCGGGTCCGCGCCGAGGCCGAACCAGGCGTAGCGCTGGAGGTAGGGCAGCGCGTCGAGGGCCTTGGTGGAGGCGGTGACGAAGGCGGCCTGCTGGTCGGCGGTCGGAAAGCGGGTGCCCTGGGAGAAGTCGATCAGGGCGTACTCGGTGAGCCAGATCGGCTTGTGGTAGCGCTGGTGGACCGCCTCCAGGTAGGAGGTCAGCTGCTGGACGGCCTGCGGGGTGCGGAAGTCACCGCCGTACCAGTGCAGCGTGATGAAGTCGACCCGGTAGCCCTTGGCGGCGGCGCCGGTCATGAAGCGGTCCAGCCAGCCGCCGGGCGTGTCGGCCCCGTACGCGACGGCCGGGCTGCCCAGGGTCTGCCCGGCCTGCATCAGCTTCGGCCACAGCTCCAGCGCCTGGTCGACCGTCATGTTCGACTGGGCGGCCATGTCGGGCTCGTTGAACCCGAGCAGGTAGGGGCCGTTGGCGCGGGCCTGGGCGAGGGCGGCGTCGGTGACCGAGGACGCGCCCCAGATCATCGGGACGAAGGAAGCCGAGGCGGGCGTGGTGATGCCGGGGTGCTGCGGGGCCCAGGTGTAGTACCAGCCCGCGCCGGAGGCGGCGAGCGCCTGGTTCACCCCGGTGAAGGACCACACGCCGACGCCCTTGCGCGCGGAGGTGGCGACGGGGTTCTGCTGCGCCGGGGCGGCCGCGGGGGACGACGCGGACACGGACGCCGACGCCGACGCGGAGCCGGACGGCGAGGACGAAGGCGAGGACGAGTCGGACGGCAAGGACGAGTCGGACGGCGAGGGCGAGTCGGACGGCGAGGGCGACGGTGACGTTCCGTCGAGGACCGGCAGCGCCGTCGCCTCGGCGGCCGTGGGCGGCGCGACGGCCCCGGCCGGTACGGGCGCCGCCGCCGGGGCGGCGCCCTGCCCCGGCACCAGCTCGGCCCCGGTCAGGACGGCGGCGGCCACCAGCGCCACCGCCGCCACCCCGCCCAGCACCGGCTTGGAGAGCAGCGGCTTCGTCCGGGCGGAGCGCGGCCGCCGGTGGCCGGAGCCCCGCCGGGGCCGCTGCCCGCCCGGAGCGCCGCCGGAGGAGCCGGAGGAACCGGAGGAACCGGACGGGCCGTCACCGGCCGGGCCGGAGGGACCGGCAGGATCGGAGGGCGCGCCGGGGTGCGTGCCGTCCAGGGCGAGCGCGGCGAGGATGCGGGCCGAGTCGAGGCTCGGCGGGACGGCCAGCAGCGGCAGGCCGTACAGCAGCCGTTCGGCGGGGAGCAGTTCGCTGCGTCCGCCGGTGCAGCGTTCGCAGTCGCGCACGTGCCGGGCCAGGCGCTTGCGCCACAGCGGGCCGGGGGTGCCGTCCCAGGTGGCGGCGGTCTCGGCCAGTCCGGGGCAGCGCGGGTCGGCGGCCAGGGCGCGCACCAGCAGGCGGGAGAGGTCCAGTTGCTTCTTCATCCGGCCGGTCCGGACGGCGGCGTGGCCGGAGCTGAGGCCGAGCGCGGCGACCAGGTCGGCCTGTTCGAGTTCGCCGGTCTCCTTGAGCCACCAGAGCGCGAGCAGTTCGCGGTCGTCGGGGTCGAGCCAGCGGGTGGCCTCGGCGATCTCGCGGCGCTGTTCGGTGAGGCCCAGGCGCAGGACGGTCAGCCCGGCGAAGTCGAGCGCGGGGTCCGGTATCGCCTCGGCCTCCTCCAGCCGGGCGGACCGGTCGAGGGCCGCGGCCCGGTCCTGCTGGCGGTTGCGGACCTGCCGGACGGCGATGGCCACCAACCAGGACCGGAAGGCGGCCGGGTCCCGCAGGTCGGGCAGTCCGCGGACCGTGCGCAACAGCGTCTCCTGTACGACGTCGTCGGTGTCGGCGTGGCCGTTCAGCGCGCGGCCGACGATGTTGTAGACCAGCGGCAGGCTCTGGGCCACCAGGTGTTCCAGCGCCTGCCGGTCCCCGGCGCGCGCCGCCGCCACCGTTGCGGCGTCGGGTCCACTGCGTCTGGTGTGCGGCATGGGTCCATTCCTCTACGTGGGGTGGGAGCTGCGGCGGGATCGCGCTCCGTCCTGGGAGACCGGCCCCGGGGGTGGCCGCCAACAGAAATTCTCCGCCCGGGCCGGAATTTGTGTTGGCGGGCGCCCCCGGCCGCGGTCTCCGATACGTGCGCGACGCACCCCGGGAACGTCCCGGGAACGTCCCGGGAACGTCCCGGGAACGTCCCGGGAACGTCCCGGGAGCACCCCGCCGAGCGCCCCGAGGAACAGGAGGAGGACCGAGGATGGCACGCCGACCCCGCCGCCCCGCCTCCGGCACCCCTGAACCAGGCGGCCGGGCGGCCCCCACCGCCCGTCCGCCCCCACCCCTGCCGGCCCGGGCCCCACCCGGTCCCACCCCGGCCCGGCAGGGCACGCCGGGCACCGCGCCCTTCCCCCTGCACGGGGCGCGGTGCCCGGCTTCTCCGCGTTCGCGCCCGGTGCGATCGGCCCGGTCCGCCCGGTCGACGCGGTCAGCGCGGTCGGCGCGGTCCGCGCGATCGGCCCGGTCCGCGGGACAAAAACGGTGGCGGCCACCGCCCCGGGCATGGGGACGGTGGCCGCCGGTTCCGTACTGGCCGTGGTTTCCGGTTACGGGTAGGAGACCAGGTTGGAGGGGACGGTCCCGGTGCCGGAGGTCCCGGCGCCGGTGTTGTTGACCACGTGCAGGAACTGGCCGTTGCCGCCCAGCGAGTTGACCAGGACGTCGTGCAGCTTGACGCCGGGTGCGTTCGGGACCTCGAAGCCGTGGTCCATCACGATGGTCGGGTCGACGTTGAAGTAGCAGTAGCTGCCCAGGCCCCAGCCCTCGTGGGTGGTGACGTTGTTCTCGACCTTGTAGGCGGCGTAGCCCTTGGTGCTGCCGTTCTGGATCGCGGCCTGGTTGGGGGCGTCGTACGCCTTCTCGTTCTGGAAGAAGATCGTCCGGCCGCCGTTGCCCTTCCACCACACGTCGTACTTGTTGAAGTGCTCGACGAACAGGCCGGTGGCGAGGACGTCGTTGCCGCCGACGACGAAGCCGTAGTCGGAGCGGTTGCTCTCCCAGCCGACGCCCGCGCCGTGGTCGGCGCGCCAGATCCAGGTGTGGTCGACGATGGTGTTGTTGCTGTTGATCACCATGCCGTTGGTGGCCTTGCCGGCGGTGACGCCGCCGACCCGGACGAAGACGTCCTGGATGACGATCGGGTCGGCCGCGTGGTTCGCGCCCGGGGTGTCGTTGCCGACCTGGAGCAGGGCCGGGGAGTTGACGGTGCCGGCGTCCAGCAGCAGGCCGGAGACCTTGACGCCGTCGACGTCGGCGACCTTGAGCGCGGTCACGCCGTTGTCCGGGATGACGGTGGCGAGGCCGAGGCCGAGCACCACGGTGTCCGGACGGGTGATGTTGATGCTCTGGTCGACGTGGTAGACGCCGGGGGTGAAGAGCAGGTTCAGGCCCTGGGCGAGCGCCTGGTTGATGCTGGCGGCGGTGGCGCCGGCCTTCACCACGTAGAACTGGCTGAGCGGCAGCGAGGCGCCCTGCGGGGTGCCGTTGCCCCAGGAGGTGCCGCGGGCGTTGGTGCGCTTGGCGGGCACGAACACCTTGTAGGCGTTGCCGTCCAGGTACAGGAACGGCTTCTCCTGCGAGATCGGCGTGGTGTCGAGCGTGGTGTACGGCGGGTTCGGGAAGCCCTGGGCGGGGGCGCCCTGGACACCGGAGAAGGTCTGGTTCCACACGCCGTTGGAGAACCCGCCGATGGAGCTGTCGCGGGTGTACCACTGCTGCTGCGAGTAGTTGCCGACCTGGCCGTCGATCTTGGAGTCGGCGATGTAGCCGCCCGACGCCCAGCCGTAGCTGGCGGGGCGAGGTTGAGGCCGCCCTCGACGTGCATCCGGCGGAACGGCGCGGCCTGCGAGACGGCCCAGCGGTCGGTGCCGCTGACCGGCTTGAGGTGCAGGTTCTCGGCGGAGCGCCAGAAGTTCTGGGTGGCGTTGCCGTTGAACCAGCCCGCGTCGACGGTGACGTCGCCGTTGAAGGTGGTGTCGTCCGGGTTCAGGCCCAGGCCCGCGATCGAGGTGTAGAAGCCGATCTGGGCGTTGATGTTGTTGTACGTGCCCGGCTTGAACAGCAGCGCGTAGCGGTCGGTGCCGAACTGGTTCGACTCCTGCTTGGCGAAGACCTGGTCGACCGTGGCCTGGATGTTCGGCGTGGACGGGTCGAAGACCAGCACGTTCGGGCCGAGGTCGCCGCCGCCCTGCACCGGCGGGACGGTGGAGGTGCCGCCACCGGTGTGCACGCCCAGCTCCCACAGCGAGTAGCCGTAGTTGGTGGCGCGCTGGGTGCCGTACAGCCGCACGTAGCGGCCGGAGCCGGAGACGTTGAGCGTCTCGTTGCCGCCGGCGCCGGTGGTGGTGGAGTAGATCGTCGCCCAGGTGGTGCCGTCGCTGGACGCCTGGATCTGGTACGACTTGCCGTACGCGGCCTCCCACTTGAGGTCGACCTTGCACAGCTGCTGCACGGAGCCGAGGTCGACCTGGAGCCACTGCGGGTCGGCGGCGGCCGAGGACCAGCGGGTGCCGAGGTTGCCGTCGACCGCGGCGGAAGCCGGGGTGCCGCCGTTCTCGGTGGAGGAGGCGGTGGCGGTCTTGCCCTGGGCCGCGTTGTCGGTGGAGCAGGTCCCGCCCGTCGGGGTGGACGGGTTGCCGGTGGGCGTGCCACCGAGGGTGCCGTACACCTGGAACTCCCAGAGGGAGTAGCCGTATCCGGTGCCGCGGGTGATGCCGTTCATCCGCACGTAACGGCCGGAGCCGGAGACGTTCAGCACCTCGGTGCCGCCGGCGCCGGTGGTGGTGGAGTAGATCGTCGTCCAGGTGGTGCCGTCGTTGGACGTCTGGATCTGGTACGCCTTGCCGTACGCGGTCTCCCAGTTCAGCTGGACCTTGCTGATACTGGAGACGGAACCGAGGTCGACCTGCAGCCACTGCTGGTCGGAGGCCGCCGAGGCCCAGCGGGTGCCGAGGTCACCGTCGACGGCGCCGGCCGCGGTGGTGCCGCCGTTCTCGATGGACGACGCGGTGACCGCCTTGCCCTGCGAGATCAGCGAGTCCGCGGCCTGCGCGGTGCCCGGGATCGTCATGACGGCACCGGCGACCAGGGCCGCGGCGGCGAGTACGGCAGGCGTCCGGCGCATGGGGGCACCGGAAGGGGGAGGGGCGAGCCGCATGGCTCCTCCTGCTGTGAGCGGTGGGTGGGGTGGGGTGGGGAAAACAGCGGAGAGCGCTCTCCAGGCGGAGTGTCACGCCAGGATGCACCGGGCGTCAAGCCTGCCGTGGGGGTGGCTTGAAACCTCGGCTTCACCTGGGGGAAACGCCGCCGCATCAGGTTAGTTCATGGCGAGAGAAAAGTAGAGACCCTGACGCCAACATCTCGATTTCCCGGGATCACGCCGGAGAGCGCTCTCCCATATCGCGGTTCGGGGAGCTCCACTGGAGCCGACGCCCCGCCCCGGCCCGCCACCGACCGGGACCGGACGGGAGACCCGGTCCCAGGCCGAACGGGAGACCCGGCCCGGACCGGACGGGAGACCCGGCGTGGGGAAGGTCACCCTCTTGGGAATACCTTTACCTTTGGTGGGCCCTTACGATCTCGGGCCCACCTCTGAAAGGGTGGGACGACCGCCCCGACCTGCACCCGAAGGAATGCACCGTGCCCGTCTCGCGCATGCAATCGACCCGCTGCCCGGCATCGGCGTGCGGTACGACCTGACCACCCGAGAACGCCAACACGTCTCGGTCATCGCCCACCGCGACGGCACCCGCACCGTCAACACCTACCGGCGCGAGGACCCGG
This is a stretch of genomic DNA from Kitasatospora fiedleri. It encodes these proteins:
- a CDS encoding class III lanthionine synthetase LanKC N-terminal domain-containing protein, which gives rise to MTGPIAGRRPWSDDTWSYLNDPRMPAMEHGWKLHVSARPGTLDAVLALVLPVLARHVCHAKWARDPEVLRTLNSGARDAASVGKAITVYPPPDELLPLATELATALRGREGPPVTGDRRLDPDAPVYYRYGPFTGDYRTGRSGRLESVMTGPDGRLFDGLAGTAYRCPPWAADPFARPADATPAGIGESSGRVDGPSGPAGAQAGRPGFGGGRYRVTGGIARKAQGNVYRALDLAGGLAVVVKQARAHVAEDADGSDARDRLRNEHAVLTALDGAPGVPRAVDYFRHRADEYLVTTSCGSRDLRREVQDHGPFAAAGPDHPRAPGPLAVRLLRVLDGVHRRGVVVRDLKPDNVVLDAEGRCHLVDFGISAHHGTGPDGSTPGYSGPVHRPGVPAEPADDYHALGMTLHFAATGLDPVVLDPDPAVNRERTLACLEFALPGHAHRRLRTLIGELTSPDAETRAAGAERLRQGSLSSTGHHPYRPAEFTPKAAASDPSRPPEPAPRTAPTAVAALTVGRWRWGSRPTGTGWRRSSSTPSPAASPRPTG
- a CDS encoding lanthionine synthetase C family protein, with product MGVPPDRDRLAEIVEHTVARCVAQAHRIADPARADRSGVPTPLDVYGGSSGLGLELLQHLHRPGVPAAVAALADWTARQNRTLPPGFYCGRAGVDLFLTAAGAAAGTPPPERATDRPDLRNLPGLPDLPDLPEQRPGGGPPEADLIDGVAGTGLGHLLLARLLATATATAAAATAADRHLAAATACRDRLTTGRARLTPPAVPRPGDAALTRGIAHGDAGVAHFLLAHARATGDPDSRRHAARACARLAEAVPALLTAAARPGATRRYGSWCRGLAGIGAVLARAAEQLDVPAHRALAERCARACLALAPRMPLVTQCCGLAGVGDLMLELAPGATEFHTAAGTVATLVLARSAGPATHPVFPDAGLLRESFGHATGTTGVLSFLRRLHSPGGPPLGVFP
- a CDS encoding nuclear transport factor 2 family protein; its protein translation is MDEKLDGTLVARMREYLAAGAATDLEALEALYDEEFENLRIDEAGQVARLTKAHFMARFRALAARGEAVGGSTEDVRFLATTRHGDQGTVVVHRCEDGVPARYTFVWRWADGRWATLLREFTFERDVTPLLRMMAAAAGDAG
- a CDS encoding sigma-70 family RNA polymerase sigma factor encodes the protein MPHTRRSGPDAATVAAARAGDRQALEHLVAQSLPLVYNIVGRALNGHADTDDVVQETLLRTVRGLPDLRDPAAFRSWLVAIAVRQVRNRQQDRAAALDRSARLEEAEAIPDPALDFAGLTVLRLGLTEQRREIAEATRWLDPDDRELLALWWLKETGELEQADLVAALGLSSGHAAVRTGRMKKQLDLSRLLVRALAADPRCPGLAETAATWDGTPGPLWRKRLARHVRDCERCTGGRSELLPAERLLYGLPLLAVPPSLDSARILAALALDGTHPGAPSDPAGPSGPAGDGPSGSSGSSGSSGGAPGGQRPRRGSGHRRPRSARTKPLLSKPVLGGVAAVALVAAAVLTGAELVPGQGAAPAAAPVPAGAVAPPTAAEATALPVLDGTSPSPSPSDSPSPSDSSLPSDSSSPSSSPSGSASASASVSASSPAAAPAQQNPVATSARKGVGVWSFTGVNQALAASGAGWYYTWAPQHPGITTPASASFVPMIWGASSVTDAALAQARANGPYLLGFNEPDMAAQSNMTVDQALELWPKLMQAGQTLGSPAVAYGADTPGGWLDRFMTGAAAKGYRVDFITLHWYGGDFRTPQAVQQLTSYLEAVHQRYHKPIWLTEYALIDFSQGTRFPTADQQAAFVTASTKALDALPYLQRYAWFGLGADPAKLSSGLFTDGTTATAAGRAYQAAR
- a CDS encoding amidase — protein: MEKWTHATAEELTAALRSGEVSSVELTEDAIGRIEREDGALNAICVPDFERARDAAREADRARARGEERPLLGIPVTVKESYNVAGLPTSWGMPQFRDHVPAEDALPVARVRAAGAVVLGKTNVPLGLQDIQTFNEIHGTTTNPWDRTRTCGGSSGGSAVALAAGFGALSLGTDLAGSLRTPAHFCGVYAHKPTLHLVPTRGMVPPSAPALPADIDLAVAGPMARSARDLSLLLDVMAGPDPLTGGLAHTLRLPAARHDRLRDFRVLVLDEHPFIPTGADVRAGLARVADALTAGGARVERHSPLLPDLADAAELYTLLLFSGRTAHFPTGLQSELAARAAGLSEDDHSLDAARLRGMTLSHRDWLAADHRRELHRHGWREFFAEFDAVVAPITPTPAFPHDHDPDLMRRRITVDGTDHPYFDQLVWAGLATMPGLPATAVPTGPSAGGLPVGVQLIGPMYEDRTPLRLAELLEERLGGFRAPH